In the Quercus lobata isolate SW786 chromosome 5, ValleyOak3.0 Primary Assembly, whole genome shotgun sequence genome, one interval contains:
- the LOC115989591 gene encoding LOW QUALITY PROTEIN: auxin response factor 3 (The sequence of the model RefSeq protein was modified relative to this genomic sequence to represent the inferred CDS: deleted 1 base in 1 codon) produces MGLIDLNTTEEDETPSSGSSSTTSSSFSVVGLNTSVGSGSNLVVGASASASASASAPGSASSAVCLELWHACAGPLISLPKKGSVVVYFPQGQLEQLPDFSLAPAYTDDVPPHVFCRVLDVKLHAEEGTDEVYAQVLLVPESEQFEQKLQEGEVDVDGEEEDVEVAANSSTPHMFCKTLTASDTSTHGGFSVPRRAAEDCFPPLDYKQQRPSQELVAKDLHGVEWKFRHIYRGQPRRHLLTTGWSAFVNKKKLVSGDAVLFLRGEDGELRLGVRRAVQVKGGATFSALCSQQMNQTSLMEVVNAISLRGPFNIYYNPSISSRPSSSEFIIPLRKFLKSADHSFSVGMRFKMRFEAEDAAERRYTGFITGISDADPVRWPGSKWRCLLVRWDDIETRHNRVSPWEIEPSGSLSSSSSLMASGSKRTRIGLPSAKLEFPVPNGIGASDFGESSRFQKVLQGQEILGFSHYDGIDTQNHHPSETRRCFPGSNGSVIAGMGDGVRNPVVNSDLSYKGTGFSESFQFRKVLQGQEIFPSSPYGRAPATNEAHDNGRLGIFDGVQVPNSRKGWSAMMQGNNAYMRPSAPSMQVSSPSSVLMFQQAINPVSSLSSVYNFNNMEEQRISNRNLLVSETIGGKLTPSSHSGYSFCKKDQGGMNSSGFEHNQQGISLHPFANRSTFGGSQDLVSSCKSSCRLFGFSLTEEKDAANTEDNPTPVSLSLNPGASYLPHVGEQFHPKPLLMTQAIGSNSTKGTPQYCLKNYDMY; encoded by the exons ATGGGTCTGATCGATCTGAACACCACGGAGGAAGACGAAACGCCGTCGTCGGGGTCGTCCTCAACAACTTCATCGTCGTTCTCCGTAGTCGGGTTGAACACCAgtgtcgggtcgggttcgaatttGGTGGTGGGTgcatcagcatcagcatcagcatcagcgTCAGCACCAGGTTCGGCTTCGTCTGCGGTGTGTTTGGAGCTATGGCACGCGTGTGCGGGCCCACTGATATCTCTGCCGAAGAAAGGTAGTGTGGTGGTGTACTTCCCTCAGGGTCAGTTGGAACAGCTTCCGGATTTCTCGCTCGCACCTGCCTACACTGATGATGTCCCTCCCCACGTGTTCTGTCGCGTCCTCGATGTCAAGCTCCAT GCGGAGGAGGGGACTGATGAGGTCTATGCACAGGTTTTACTGGTTCCTGAAAGTGAG CAATTCGAGCAGAAACTGCAAGAAGGGGAAGTTGATGTAGATGGTGAAGAAGAGGATGTTGAAGTAGCTGCGAATTCATCTACACCCCACATGTTCTGTAAGACCCTTACTGCTTCTGATACTAGTACTCATGGAGGCTTCTCTGTCCCTCGTCGAGCTGCTGAGGACTGTTTCCCTCCCCTG GACTATAAGCAACAGAGGCCATCGCAAGAGCTTGTGGCAAAGGATCTGCATGGTGTGGAATGGAAGTTTCGACATATCTACCGGG GGCAGCCACGCAGGCATTTGCTCACTACTGGGTGGAGTGCTTTTGTAAACAAGAAGAAGCTTGTTTCTGGAGATGCTGTGCTCTTTCTTAG GGGTGAGGATGGAGAATTGCGACTTGGAGTCAGAAGAGCTGTTCAAGTTAAAGGTGGTGCTACTTTCTCAGCACTCTGTAGCCAGCAGATGAATCAAACCTCTCTCATGGAGGTGGTTAATGCTATATCCCTGAGAGGTCCATTCAACATTTACTACAATCCAAG CATATCTAGTAGGCCCAGCTCATCAGAATTCATAATTCCTCTTCGTAAATTCTTGAAGAGTGCGGACCATTCTTTTTCAGTTGGAATGAGGTTCAAAATGCGTTTTGAAGCAGAAGATGCCGCAGAGAGAAG ATACACTGGGTTTATAACTGGAATTAGCGATGCGGATCCTGTTAGATGGCCTGGTTCAAAATGGAGATGCCTACTG GTACGGTGGGATGATATAGAGACCAGGCATAACAGGGTCTCTCCATGGGAAATTGAACCATCTGGTTCTCTTTCCAGTTCCAGTAGCTTGATGGCATCTGGTTCAAAGAGGACCAGGATCGGTTTGCCTTCAGCAAAACTGGAATTTCCAGTTCCTA ATGGGATTGGAGCATCAGACTTTGGGGAATCTTCAAGGTTCCAGAAGGTCTTGCAAGGTCaagaaattttgggtttttcccATTATGATGGTATTGATACTCAGAACCATCATCCATCTGAAACAAGGAGGTGTTTTCCTGGTTCAAATGGTTCTGTGATTGCTGGAATGGGAGATGGTGTTAGAAACCCAGTTGTGAATTCTGATCTCTCCTATAAAGGCACAGGCTTTAGTGAATCTTTCCAATTCCGTAAGGTCTTGCAAGGTCAAGAAATTTTTCCAAGCTCTCCATATGGAAGAGCTCCAGCCACAAATGAGGCTCATGACAATGGTAGACTAGGAATCTTTGATGGTGTTCAAGTGCCGAACTCACGGAAGGGATGGTCTGCCATGATGCAGGGCAATAATGCCTATATGCGCCCATCTGCCCCATCTATGCAAGTTTCATCTCCATCTTCTGTGTTAATGTTCCAGCAGGCAATTAATCCCGTTTCAAGCTTAAGTTCAGTGTATAATTTCAATAATATGGAGGAGCAGAGAATTAGTAACCGAAATTTGCTTGTTTCTGAAACAATTGGTGGTAAGCTCACACCATCCTCACACTCTGGTTACAGCTTCTGTAAGAAAGATCAGGGAGGCATGAATTCTTCTGGTTTCGAGCATAATCAACAGGGTATTTCACTTCATCCTTTTGCAAACCGATCCACATTTGGGGGCAGTCAAGATCTAGTTTCCTCATGTAAAAGTAGCTGCAGACTCTTTGGGTTTTCACTGACGGAGGAAAAAGATGCTGCAAATACAGAGGACAACCCCACTCCAGTTTCCTTGTCATTGAATCCTGGTGCTTCTTATTTGCCA CATGTTGGGGAACAGTTCCATCCAAAGCCTCTGTTGATGACACAGGCAATTGGAAGCAATTCTACCAAA GGAACTCCGCAATATTGTCTCAAGAACTATGATATGTACTGA